The Pseudomonas extremaustralis genome contains a region encoding:
- a CDS encoding LysR family transcriptional regulator, translating into MDFKQLRYFVAVYEEGHVGRAAERLSISQPALSQQIRHLEQDLDVSLFERSSKRLLPTLAAHTLYNHALPLIDGMQQAVEALRNFKGQALRTLAIGVLQTVHTSLVPQMLERVRKAQPHLVVQIYELTGLEIERRLLNGSLDIGISFLPPRQPGLHGMVLYEDELKVVIPADHPLREFKKVSVKQAAELPMLLLGEEFQIRQIWQGQLSNLGRRPQVQAELNTMVGILDSLPNSKLATVLPGRSQDEHNSQSLLWKPLSEPRVPLKVGLVCRDVQRQQATLALLRTLLEDVMNAPLAPG; encoded by the coding sequence ATGGATTTTAAGCAACTGCGTTATTTCGTCGCGGTGTATGAGGAAGGCCATGTCGGCCGCGCTGCAGAACGCCTGTCGATCTCCCAACCGGCCTTGTCTCAGCAGATCCGTCATCTGGAACAAGACCTCGATGTGAGCCTGTTCGAACGCAGCAGCAAGCGCCTGCTGCCGACCCTCGCGGCCCACACCTTATACAACCACGCCTTGCCGTTGATCGATGGCATGCAGCAGGCCGTGGAGGCGTTGCGCAACTTCAAGGGCCAGGCATTGCGCACCTTGGCCATCGGCGTGCTGCAAACCGTACACACCAGCCTGGTGCCGCAAATGCTGGAGCGCGTGCGCAAGGCCCAGCCGCATCTGGTGGTGCAAATCTATGAACTGACCGGGCTTGAGATTGAACGGCGCCTGCTCAATGGCTCGCTGGACATCGGCATCAGTTTCCTGCCGCCCCGCCAACCGGGGTTGCACGGCATGGTGCTGTACGAAGATGAGCTGAAGGTGGTCATCCCGGCGGATCACCCTCTGCGCGAATTCAAGAAAGTCTCCGTGAAACAGGCCGCCGAGTTGCCAATGCTACTGCTGGGGGAAGAGTTCCAGATCAGGCAGATCTGGCAGGGCCAGCTATCCAACCTCGGACGCCGCCCGCAGGTGCAGGCGGAGTTGAATACCATGGTGGGGATTCTCGACAGCCTGCCCAATTCCAAACTGGCCACGGTGCTGCCGGGGCGCTCCCAGGATGAACACAACAGCCAATCGCTGCTGTGGAAACCCTTGAGCGAGCCGAGGGTGCCGCTCAAAGTCGGCCTGGTCTGCCGCGATGTGCAACGTCAGCAGGCGACGCTGGCGCTATTGCGCACCTTGCTCGAAGACGTGATGAACGCCCCGCTGGCGCCCGGCTGA
- a CDS encoding aspartate aminotransferase family protein, with protein sequence MNLFNLRRPAASLDDLIIEAPRNDFPGECLMPTVARPPQVFVRGQGSWLWDSDDRAYLDFSQGSAANSLGHSPKVLVNALADQAQALINPGYGLHNRPQLNLVERLCHRTGSDQAYLLNSGAEACEAAIKLARKWGQLHRGGAYRIISASNGCHGRSFAAMSASASTCENRFEPQLPGFSHVPLNDLAALHAAVDAKTVAIMLEPIQSEAGVILATEHYLQGVERLCRELGILLILDEVQTGIGRCGTLLAEERYGVRADIITLGKGLGGGVPVAALLARGKACCFEVGELEGTHHGNALMASVGVAVLDTVLEHGFLEHVRESGLYLSEGLARLAYRYDHGQLRGDGLMWGLTLSDDSADDVVNAALHEGLIINAPQPDCLRFTPALTVSKSNIDEMLLRLARAFSRVQAAQLQCRKGIAV encoded by the coding sequence GTGAACCTGTTCAACTTACGCCGCCCGGCGGCCAGTCTGGATGACCTGATCATCGAGGCGCCCCGCAACGATTTTCCCGGTGAATGCCTGATGCCTACCGTAGCGCGTCCCCCACAAGTCTTCGTCCGTGGCCAGGGTTCCTGGTTGTGGGACAGCGATGATCGCGCCTATCTGGACTTCAGCCAGGGCAGCGCCGCCAACAGCCTCGGCCACAGCCCGAAGGTCTTGGTCAACGCCCTGGCCGATCAGGCCCAAGCCTTGATCAACCCCGGTTATGGCCTGCACAACCGCCCCCAACTCAATCTCGTCGAACGCCTGTGCCACCGCACCGGCAGCGACCAGGCGTATTTGCTCAACAGCGGCGCCGAAGCCTGTGAAGCGGCGATCAAACTGGCGCGCAAGTGGGGCCAGCTGCATCGCGGCGGCGCCTATCGGATCATCAGCGCCAGCAACGGCTGCCATGGGCGCAGCTTTGCGGCGATGTCGGCCTCGGCGAGTACCTGTGAAAACCGTTTTGAACCGCAGTTGCCGGGCTTCAGTCACGTCCCGCTCAATGACCTGGCAGCCCTGCACGCGGCCGTCGATGCAAAAACCGTCGCCATCATGCTGGAACCGATCCAGAGCGAAGCCGGTGTCATCCTGGCGACCGAGCATTACCTCCAGGGTGTCGAGCGGCTGTGCCGCGAGCTGGGCATTCTGCTGATTCTCGACGAAGTGCAAACCGGCATCGGTCGCTGCGGTACTTTGCTCGCCGAAGAGCGCTACGGTGTGCGCGCCGACATCATTACCCTCGGCAAAGGCCTGGGCGGCGGTGTACCAGTGGCGGCGTTGCTGGCGCGGGGCAAAGCCTGTTGCTTCGAGGTCGGCGAGTTGGAAGGCACCCATCACGGCAATGCGCTGATGGCCTCGGTCGGTGTGGCGGTGCTTGATACCGTGCTGGAACACGGCTTCCTGGAACATGTCCGAGAGTCCGGCCTTTACCTGAGCGAAGGCCTCGCCCGCCTGGCCTATCGCTACGACCACGGCCAATTGCGCGGCGATGGCCTGATGTGGGGCCTGACGCTGTCGGATGATTCTGCGGATGACGTGGTAAACGCTGCCCTGCACGAAGGCCTGATTATCAATGCCCCGCAACCTGATTGCCTGCGCTTCACACCAGCCCTGACCGTGAGCAAAAGCAACATCGACGAAATGCTCCTGCGCCTGGCGCGCGCATTTTCCAGGGTGCAAGCCGCCCAGTTGCAATGCCGCAAGGGCATCGCCGTCTGA
- a CDS encoding YqaE/Pmp3 family membrane protein produces the protein MDFIRIIIAILLPPLGVFLQVGFAGAFWLNILLTLCGYFPGVIHAVYIIAKR, from the coding sequence ATGGACTTCATTCGTATCATCATTGCCATTCTGTTGCCGCCACTGGGTGTGTTTCTGCAAGTGGGTTTCGCCGGCGCATTCTGGCTGAATATTCTGCTGACCTTGTGCGGTTACTTCCCAGGCGTCATCCACGCGGTGTACATCATCGCCAAGCGCTGA
- the pqqE gene encoding pyrroloquinoline quinone biosynthesis protein PqqE, whose protein sequence is MPEQPAIGLPLWLLAELTYRCPLQCPYCSNPLDFAEQGKELSTEQWFKVFREAREMGAAQLGFSGGEPLVRQDLAELIAEARRLGFYTNLITSGIGLTEQKISDFKKAGLDHIQISFQASDEQVNNLLAGSKKAFAQKLEMARAVKAHGYPMVLNFVTHRHNIDKIDRIIELCIALEADFVELATCQFYGWAQLNRVGLLPTREQLVRAERITNEYRAKLEAEGHPCKLIFVTPDYYEERPKACMNGWGSIFLTVTPDGTALPCHGARQMPVQFPNVRDHSMQHIWYDSFGFNRFRGYDWMPEPCRSCDEKEKDFGGCRCQAFMLTGDASNADPVCSKSEHHGMILKAREEAEHATQTIEQLAFRNERNSRLIAKS, encoded by the coding sequence TTGCCTGAACAACCAGCCATCGGCCTGCCCTTGTGGCTGCTCGCCGAGCTGACCTACCGCTGCCCGCTGCAGTGCCCGTATTGCTCCAACCCGCTGGATTTTGCCGAGCAGGGCAAGGAGCTGAGCACCGAGCAGTGGTTCAAGGTGTTTCGCGAAGCCCGCGAGATGGGCGCTGCGCAGTTGGGCTTTTCCGGCGGTGAGCCGCTGGTGCGCCAGGACCTTGCCGAACTGATCGCCGAGGCGCGCAGGCTGGGGTTCTACACCAACCTGATCACCTCCGGCATCGGCCTGACTGAACAGAAGATCAGCGACTTCAAGAAAGCCGGTCTGGACCACATCCAGATCAGCTTCCAGGCCAGCGACGAACAGGTGAACAACCTGCTCGCCGGTTCGAAAAAGGCCTTCGCGCAAAAACTGGAAATGGCCCGCGCGGTGAAGGCCCACGGCTACCCGATGGTGCTGAACTTCGTCACCCATCGGCACAACATCGACAAGATCGACCGCATCATCGAGCTGTGCATTGCGCTGGAAGCGGACTTTGTCGAACTCGCCACCTGCCAGTTCTACGGCTGGGCGCAGCTCAATCGAGTGGGGTTGTTGCCGACCCGGGAACAGCTGGTGCGCGCCGAGCGCATCACCAACGAATACCGCGCCAAGCTCGAAGCCGAAGGGCACCCGTGCAAGCTGATTTTCGTGACCCCGGATTACTACGAAGAACGCCCGAAAGCCTGCATGAATGGCTGGGGCAGCATCTTTCTTACAGTGACTCCGGACGGTACTGCCCTGCCCTGCCACGGCGCCCGACAGATGCCGGTGCAGTTTCCCAACGTGCGCGACCACAGCATGCAGCACATCTGGTACGACTCCTTCGGTTTCAACCGCTTTCGCGGCTACGACTGGATGCCCGAGCCGTGCCGTTCATGCGATGAAAAGGAGAAGGACTTCGGCGGCTGCCGCTGCCAGGCGTTCATGCTAACCGGCGATGCGAGCAATGCCGACCCGGTGTGCAGCAAGTCCGAGCACCACGGCATGATCCTTAAAGCCCGGGAAGAAGCCGAACACGCCACCCAGACCATCGAACAACTGGCCTTTCGCAATGAGCGCAACTCACGGCTCATCGCAAAAAGCTGA
- the pqqD gene encoding pyrroloquinoline quinone biosynthesis peptide chaperone PqqD codes for MSFDRSKKPTWRQGYRYQYEPAQKGHVLLYPEGMIKLNESAALIGGLIDGERDVAAIIGELDKQFLGVPELGDDVEQFMEVARAQHWITLA; via the coding sequence ATGAGCTTTGATCGCAGCAAGAAACCGACCTGGCGCCAGGGCTATCGCTACCAGTACGAGCCTGCGCAAAAAGGCCACGTACTGCTCTACCCCGAAGGCATGATCAAGCTCAACGAAAGTGCCGCCTTGATCGGTGGGCTGATCGACGGCGAGCGCGACGTCGCCGCGATCATCGGTGAGCTGGATAAACAATTCCTCGGTGTGCCTGAGCTGGGTGATGACGTCGAGCAATTCATGGAGGTAGCCCGTGCCCAGCACTGGATCACTCTTGCCTGA
- the pqqC gene encoding pyrroloquinoline-quinone synthase PqqC produces MTDTPLTQTEFEHALRAKGAFYHIHHPYHVAMYEGRATREQIQGWVANRFYYQVNIPLKDAAILANCPDREIRREWIQRLLDHDGAPGEDGGIEAWLRLGQAVGLDPDQLRSQELVLPGVRFAVDAYVNFARRASWQEAASSSLTELFAPQIHQSRLDSWPQHYPWIDPAGYEYFRTRLSQARRDVEHGLAITLQHYTTREGQERMLEILQFKLDILWSMLDAMSMAYELKRPPYHSVTEQRVWHKGIAL; encoded by the coding sequence ATGACTGACACACCATTGACCCAAACAGAATTCGAACATGCCCTGCGGGCCAAGGGCGCCTTCTACCATATCCATCACCCGTACCACGTGGCGATGTATGAAGGCCGCGCCACCCGCGAGCAGATCCAGGGCTGGGTCGCCAACCGCTTCTACTATCAGGTGAACATCCCGCTCAAGGACGCTGCGATCCTGGCCAACTGCCCGGACCGCGAAATCCGCCGCGAGTGGATTCAGCGCCTGCTCGACCACGACGGCGCACCGGGTGAAGACGGCGGCATCGAAGCCTGGCTGCGTCTGGGCCAGGCCGTGGGCCTGGACCCGGACCAACTGCGTTCCCAGGAACTGGTCCTACCCGGCGTACGCTTTGCGGTGGACGCCTACGTCAACTTTGCGCGCCGCGCCAGCTGGCAAGAAGCCGCCAGCAGCTCGTTGACCGAACTGTTCGCGCCGCAGATCCACCAGTCGCGTCTCGACAGTTGGCCCCAGCATTACCCGTGGATCGACCCCGCCGGCTACGAGTATTTCCGCACCCGCTTGAGCCAGGCTCGGCGCGATGTGGAACATGGCCTGGCGATCACCCTGCAGCACTACACCACCCGTGAAGGCCAGGAACGCATGCTGGAAATTCTCCAGTTCAAACTGGACATCCTGTGGAGCATGCTGGATGCCATGAGCATGGCCTACGAATTGAAACGCCCGCCTTATCACAGCGTGACCGAGCAGCGGGTCTGGCATAAAGGGATCGCCCTATGA
- the pqqB gene encoding pyrroloquinoline quinone biosynthesis protein PqqB, producing MFVQILGSAAGGGFPQWNCNCVNCAGFRDGSLRAQARTQSSIAISDDGVNWVLCNASPDIRAQLQGFAPMQPGRALRDTGISAIILMDSQIDHTTGLLSLREGCPHQVWCTDMVHEDLSTGFPLFTMLTHWNGGLAWNRIELDASFSIPACPNLRFTPLPLRSAAPPYSPHRFDPHPGDNIGLIVEDLRTGGKLFYAPGLGKVDAPLMDIMAGSDCLLVDGTMWDDDEMQRRGVGTRTGREMGHLAQNGPGGMLEVLEQLPEQRKVLIHINNTNPILDEDSPERAELTRRNVEVAYDGMSIEL from the coding sequence ATGTTTGTCCAGATTCTAGGTTCCGCCGCCGGCGGCGGCTTCCCGCAGTGGAACTGCAACTGCGTGAACTGCGCCGGCTTTCGTGACGGCAGCCTGCGGGCGCAGGCGCGTACCCAGTCGTCCATCGCGATTTCCGATGACGGCGTGAATTGGGTGCTGTGCAATGCCTCGCCGGATATCCGCGCGCAACTGCAGGGCTTCGCACCGATGCAGCCCGGCCGCGCCCTGCGCGACACCGGCATCAGCGCCATCATCCTGATGGACAGCCAGATCGACCACACCACCGGCCTGTTGAGCCTGCGCGAAGGCTGTCCGCATCAGGTCTGGTGCACCGACATGGTCCATGAAGACCTGAGCACCGGCTTCCCGCTGTTCACCATGCTCACCCACTGGAACGGCGGCCTGGCCTGGAACCGCATCGAGCTGGACGCCAGCTTCAGCATCCCGGCCTGCCCTAACCTGCGTTTCACCCCGCTGCCGCTGCGCAGTGCCGCGCCACCGTATTCGCCGCACCGCTTCGACCCGCACCCAGGCGACAACATCGGCCTGATCGTCGAAGACCTGCGCACCGGCGGCAAACTGTTCTATGCCCCAGGCCTGGGCAAAGTCGACGCGCCGTTGATGGACATCATGGCCGGCAGCGACTGCCTGCTGGTGGACGGCACGATGTGGGACGACGATGAGATGCAGCGCCGTGGCGTCGGCACCCGCACCGGTCGCGAGATGGGCCACCTGGCACAGAACGGCCCCGGCGGCATGCTCGAAGTGCTCGAACAATTGCCGGAACAGCGCAAGGTGCTTATCCACATCAACAACACCAACCCGATCCTCGATGAAGACTCGCCCGAGCGCGCCGAGCTGACACGACGCAATGTAGAAGTGGCCTACGACGGCATGAGCATTGAACTGTAG
- the pqqA gene encoding pyrroloquinoline quinone precursor peptide PqqA yields MTWSKPAYTDLRIGFEVTMYFASR; encoded by the coding sequence ATGACCTGGTCCAAACCTGCTTACACTGATCTGCGCATCGGTTTCGAAGTGACTATGTACTTCGCCAGCCGCTGA
- the pqqF gene encoding pyrroloquinoline quinone biosynthesis protein PqqF, whose product MPAPPPPHHLHLTLANGLGVSLRHAPRLKRSAAALRVAAGSHDVPLAWPGLAHFLEHLLFLGTERFPTEEGLMAYVQRHGGQVNASTRERTTDFFFELPLASFADGLERLADMLTHPRLSLDDQLREREVLHAEFIAWSQDAKAQQQVALLTGVAVDHPLRGFHAGNRDSLPVEREAFQHALRAFHQGFYQSGQMTLCLAGPQSLAELETLARRFGEALTSGPRHPQVAPSALMSSAARSYQHVDGNHLHQVISSEAPREALDFLCLWLNAAAPGGLLAELQTQRLATALHASVIYHFAGQALLAIDFTLGAQHDSATQIEALLHDWLSFFAHSDWTSLREEFALLAARQHQVQGALALARHASEGLEAQLSEQAVSALKALLDALHLPPSRHPWRLPPNNPFLRPAAKEERAGLIRGQTSAHRGLRTFAQDRSRGRREQSALTFSPALANDTDEGALYLHWRFDSAAPAGLDSTLQALVENARQAGVELSFDANGQDAVVKIVGLQDPMPAVLEALALGLNQAPAAPLASPPLIAIRALLKALPMCCAGTVSGADEPQARWASARWQGLAVGFSAAHEAAIKAAAARLPGQPTSLAYQSPSLGGQRLWHKVKTDASDAALLLFCPTPAQSLADEAAWRLLGHLLQAPFYQRLRVELQVGYAVFSGIRQVNGQTGLLFGVQSPNVALAAIVDHLHAFLRQLPALIASSDDLGNDALAQQFTTQALPVAQAAELLWHAHLTGHPSDYLAQLQQQILALTRQDLQHAAQQLQDAAGGWRCLANGPRIDDTWRTAS is encoded by the coding sequence ATGCCTGCGCCGCCCCCCCCCCATCATCTTCACCTGACCCTGGCCAACGGCCTGGGGGTTTCCCTGCGTCATGCGCCGCGTTTGAAGCGCAGCGCTGCGGCCCTGCGGGTGGCGGCCGGCAGCCATGACGTGCCCTTGGCATGGCCCGGCCTGGCGCACTTTCTGGAACATTTGTTGTTTCTGGGCACTGAGCGTTTTCCCACCGAAGAAGGGCTGATGGCCTACGTGCAGCGTCACGGTGGCCAGGTGAATGCCAGCACCCGTGAACGCACCACGGATTTTTTCTTTGAGCTGCCACTGGCGAGCTTCGCCGATGGGCTGGAGCGCCTGGCCGATATGCTCACCCATCCGCGCCTGAGCCTGGACGATCAACTGCGCGAGCGCGAAGTGCTGCATGCGGAGTTCATCGCCTGGTCCCAGGATGCCAAGGCGCAGCAGCAGGTGGCATTGCTCACGGGCGTGGCCGTCGATCATCCGCTGCGAGGTTTTCACGCAGGCAACCGCGACAGCCTGCCGGTGGAACGCGAGGCGTTTCAACACGCGTTGCGGGCATTCCACCAAGGGTTCTATCAGAGCGGGCAGATGACCCTGTGCCTGGCCGGCCCACAGTCGTTGGCCGAGCTGGAAACTCTGGCGCGACGCTTCGGTGAAGCGCTGACCTCGGGGCCCCGGCACCCACAGGTGGCGCCATCGGCCTTGATGAGCAGTGCGGCGCGCAGTTATCAACACGTCGACGGCAATCACCTGCACCAAGTCATAAGCTCTGAAGCCCCCCGCGAAGCCCTGGATTTCCTCTGCCTCTGGCTTAACGCAGCGGCGCCGGGCGGCCTGCTCGCCGAGCTGCAAACCCAGCGACTGGCCACCGCACTGCACGCGTCCGTGATCTATCACTTCGCCGGGCAAGCGCTGCTGGCTATCGATTTCACCCTCGGCGCTCAACACGACTCGGCGACACAGATCGAGGCGTTGCTGCACGACTGGCTGAGCTTTTTCGCACACAGCGACTGGACCTCACTGCGGGAAGAATTCGCCCTGCTGGCGGCTCGCCAACATCAGGTCCAAGGCGCCCTGGCCTTGGCGCGGCATGCCAGCGAAGGGTTGGAAGCGCAGCTGTCGGAGCAGGCTGTCAGCGCCCTCAAGGCCCTGCTCGACGCGCTGCACCTGCCGCCGTCCCGACACCCTTGGCGCCTACCACCGAACAACCCGTTCCTGCGCCCCGCCGCCAAGGAAGAACGCGCCGGCCTGATTCGTGGCCAAACCAGCGCCCACCGTGGCTTGCGTACCTTTGCCCAGGACCGCTCACGGGGCCGGCGGGAACAGTCGGCGCTGACCTTCAGCCCAGCATTGGCCAACGACACCGATGAAGGCGCGCTGTACCTGCATTGGCGCTTCGATTCAGCCGCTCCCGCGGGGCTCGACAGCACATTGCAGGCATTGGTCGAGAATGCCCGGCAGGCGGGCGTCGAGCTGTCTTTCGACGCCAATGGTCAGGACGCGGTGGTGAAAATCGTCGGCCTGCAAGACCCCATGCCGGCGGTGCTGGAAGCGCTGGCGCTGGGTTTGAATCAGGCACCAGCTGCCCCCCTCGCCTCGCCGCCCTTGATCGCGATCCGTGCACTGCTCAAGGCGTTGCCGATGTGCTGCGCCGGTACTGTTTCAGGCGCCGATGAACCGCAAGCACGGTGGGCCAGCGCACGTTGGCAAGGACTGGCCGTCGGTTTCTCTGCCGCCCATGAAGCGGCGATCAAAGCCGCGGCCGCCCGTTTGCCAGGACAACCCACCAGCCTCGCGTACCAATCCCCGAGCCTCGGCGGCCAACGCCTCTGGCATAAGGTGAAGACCGACGCCAGCGACGCTGCCTTGCTGCTGTTCTGCCCGACACCGGCTCAATCCCTGGCCGATGAAGCCGCGTGGCGACTGCTCGGGCATCTGCTCCAGGCGCCCTTCTACCAGCGCCTGCGCGTCGAGTTGCAAGTGGGCTACGCGGTGTTCAGCGGTATCCGACAGGTCAATGGGCAAACCGGCCTGCTGTTTGGTGTGCAATCCCCCAACGTCGCGCTGGCGGCAATCGTTGACCATCTGCACGCATTTTTACGGCAACTGCCTGCGCTGATCGCCAGCAGCGACGACCTGGGCAACGACGCATTGGCGCAACAATTCACCACGCAGGCGCTACCCGTCGCCCAAGCCGCCGAGCTGCTGTGGCACGCGCACCTGACCGGCCATCCGTCGGATTACCTCGCGCAACTTCAACAGCAGATCCTGGCCCTTACCCGGCAAGACCTGCAGCACGCCGCGCAGCAACTGCAAGACGCGGCGGGCGGCTGGCGCTGCCTTGCCAACGGCCCGCGCATCGACGATACCTGGCGAACCGCGTCCTGA
- a CDS encoding carbon-nitrogen hydrolase family protein, which translates to MRVALYQCPPLPLDVAGNLKRLHRLAHEASGVDLLVLPEMFLTGYNIGAKAVGALAQAQDGDSAQTIAELAQSAGLAILYGYPERAADGQIYNAVQLIDAHGQRLCNYRKTHLFGDLDHSMFSAGGNDFPLVELNGWKLGVLICYDLEFPENTRRLALAGADLILVPTANMVPFDFVADVTVRARAFENQCYVAYANYCGHEGEIQYCGQSSIAAPDGQRIAQAGLDEALIVGTLEHQAILDARAANDYLQDRRPELYGTLHKP; encoded by the coding sequence ATGCGCGTCGCCCTGTACCAATGCCCGCCGCTGCCGCTGGATGTGGCCGGCAACCTCAAGCGCCTGCATCGCCTGGCCCATGAGGCGTCCGGTGTCGACCTGCTGGTGCTGCCGGAGATGTTCCTCACCGGCTACAACATCGGCGCCAAAGCGGTCGGCGCATTGGCCCAAGCGCAGGATGGCGACTCGGCGCAGACGATTGCCGAACTGGCGCAAAGTGCCGGCTTGGCAATCCTGTACGGCTACCCGGAACGCGCCGCGGACGGGCAGATCTATAACGCTGTGCAGTTGATCGACGCCCACGGCCAACGCCTGTGCAACTACCGCAAAACGCACCTGTTCGGCGACCTCGATCATTCGATGTTCAGTGCCGGAGGCAATGATTTCCCGTTGGTGGAACTCAACGGGTGGAAACTGGGCGTGCTGATCTGCTACGACCTGGAGTTCCCGGAAAACACCCGGCGCCTGGCCCTGGCCGGCGCCGATCTGATCCTGGTACCCACCGCGAATATGGTGCCGTTCGACTTTGTCGCCGACGTCACCGTGCGAGCGCGGGCCTTTGAGAATCAGTGCTACGTGGCCTACGCCAACTACTGCGGGCACGAAGGCGAAATCCAGTATTGCGGGCAAAGCAGCATCGCCGCGCCGGATGGCCAGCGCATCGCCCAGGCCGGCCTGGATGAAGCCTTGATCGTTGGCACGCTGGAACACCAAGCGATCCTCGACGCCCGCGCTGCCAACGACTACCTGCAAGACCGCCGCCCCGAACTGTACGGCACGCTGCACAAGCCCTGA
- a CDS encoding flavin monoamine oxidase family protein, whose translation MSKTNRHPADGKKPITIFGPDFPFAFDDWIEHPAGLGSIPAAHHGAEVAIVGAGIAGLVAAYELMKLGLKPVVYEASKMGGRLRSQAFEGAEGIIAELGGMRFPVSSTAFYHYVDKLGLETKPFPNPLTPASGSTVIDLEGQTHYAQKLSDLPALFQEVADAWADALEAGSQFGDIQQAIRDRDVPRLKALWNKLVPLWDDRTFYDFVATSKAFAKLSFHHREVFGQVGFGTGGWDSDFPNSMLEIFRVVMTNCDDHQHLVVGGVAQVPMGIWRHVPERCAHWPAGTSLSSLHRGAPRAGVKRIAHADGGRFAVTDNYGDTREYAAVLTTCQSWLLTTQIECDESLFSQKMWMALDRTRYMQSSKTFVMVDRPFWKDKDPETGRDLMSMTLTDRLTRGTYLFDNGDDKPGVICLSYSWMSDALKMLPQPIDKRVKLALDALSKIYPKVDIKARIIGDPITVSWEADPHFLGAFKGALPGHYRYNQRMYAHFMQKDMPAEQRGIFIAGDDVSWTPAWVEGAVQTSLNAVWGIMTHFGGHTHPENPGPGDVFDEIGPIALAE comes from the coding sequence ATCAGCAAGACCAATCGCCACCCCGCAGACGGCAAGAAACCCATCACCATCTTCGGCCCCGATTTCCCCTTCGCCTTTGATGACTGGATCGAACACCCCGCCGGCCTGGGCAGCATCCCCGCCGCCCACCATGGCGCCGAAGTGGCGATCGTCGGCGCCGGGATCGCGGGCCTCGTGGCCGCCTATGAGCTGATGAAACTGGGCCTGAAGCCGGTGGTGTACGAAGCCTCGAAGATGGGCGGGCGCTTGCGCTCACAGGCCTTTGAAGGCGCCGAAGGAATCATCGCCGAACTGGGCGGCATGCGCTTCCCGGTATCGTCCACAGCGTTCTATCACTATGTGGACAAACTGGGCCTGGAAACCAAACCCTTCCCCAACCCACTGACCCCGGCCTCCGGCAGCACCGTGATCGACCTGGAAGGCCAGACCCACTACGCACAAAAACTTTCCGATTTGCCTGCGCTCTTCCAGGAAGTGGCTGACGCCTGGGCCGACGCCCTGGAAGCCGGCTCGCAATTCGGCGACATTCAGCAAGCCATCCGCGACCGTGACGTACCGCGCCTCAAAGCGCTGTGGAACAAGCTGGTGCCACTGTGGGACGACCGCACGTTCTACGACTTCGTCGCCACCTCCAAAGCCTTCGCCAAGTTGTCGTTCCATCACCGCGAAGTGTTCGGCCAGGTCGGTTTCGGCACCGGCGGCTGGGACTCGGACTTCCCCAACTCGATGCTGGAAATCTTCCGCGTGGTGATGACCAACTGCGACGACCACCAACACTTGGTAGTCGGCGGCGTGGCGCAGGTACCCATGGGCATCTGGCGCCATGTGCCGGAGCGCTGCGCCCATTGGCCGGCCGGCACCAGCCTCAGCTCCCTGCACCGCGGCGCGCCACGGGCCGGGGTCAAGCGTATCGCCCACGCCGATGGGGGCCGCTTCGCCGTCACCGACAACTACGGCGACACGCGCGAATACGCCGCCGTGCTCACCACCTGCCAAAGCTGGCTGCTGACCACCCAGATCGAGTGCGACGAAAGCCTGTTCTCGCAAAAGATGTGGATGGCCCTGGACCGCACCCGCTACATGCAATCGTCGAAGACTTTCGTGATGGTCGACCGCCCGTTCTGGAAAGACAAAGACCCGGAAACCGGCCGCGACCTGATGAGCATGACCCTCACCGATCGCCTGACCCGTGGCACTTACCTGTTCGACAACGGCGACGACAAGCCAGGCGTGATCTGCCTGTCGTACTCGTGGATGAGCGATGCGCTGAAAATGCTGCCGCAGCCCATCGATAAACGCGTGAAGCTGGCCCTCGACGCACTGAGCAAGATCTACCCGAAAGTCGACATCAAGGCGCGCATCATCGGCGACCCGATCACCGTGTCCTGGGAAGCCGACCCGCATTTCCTCGGCGCCTTCAAGGGTGCGCTGCCTGGCCACTATCGCTACAACCAGCGGATGTATGCGCACTTCATGCAGAAGGACATGCCCGCCGAACAACGTGGGATTTTTATCGCGGGCGACGACGTATCCTGGACCCCCGCCTGGGTCGAGGGTGCCGTACAAACCTCGCTGAACGCGGTGTGGGGCATCATGACCCACTTCGGTGGTCACACTCACCCAGAGAACCCGGGGCCGGGCGATGTGTTCGATGAAATCGGGCCGATTGCCCTGGCCGAGTAA